In Acidobacteriota bacterium, the DNA window CTCAGCGAACTCCCGAATCAGACCTTGATTGCTGCGGGCGTCAATTGACAGGATTCAATCAAACTGTTGGAGACCTAGTCTTACACTCGGTGAGGGTAAGTACGCCCGACAGGACTTGAACCTGTAACCCCCAGATCCGAAGTCTGGTGCTCTATCCAATTGAGCTACGGGCGCATCGGAACATCGAAAGATTACCGAGAAAGTTGCAAGTGTGTCAATTCCAGCCTCAGACCGGCGTGCCCAACCGGTTTTGAAGCAGCCGTTAGAATGGCGCTAGCGTGCTTGCCTGGTTCAACGGCCTATAAAGCTCGTTGAAGTCTCGTACACTTCTCTCGAAAATCGATTGAAAAGACGACACATCTTCAGGATGCACGGTTAAATTGACTCCATTTGCGAACGCAAGGTAGGTGTCGAGCGTCCGTAGTTGCGGGGAGACCAGAATGACGTACGTGCGGCGGCGCACCTGTGGAGTCAGGCTGTTAACGTACTGCATCATCGCTGTGCCGCCCTGGTGGTCTGCGTCAAAGCTTGGGCTGAGTACTATAACTTCCGCACGCGATTCGTGAAGTATCTCAATCGCCTCGGGTGCGTAATCGGCGGAGAATATCTCGTAGCGCGAGGGCTCTAGCGCTGCACGTAGAGTCTCTCTTACTTGCGCGTCGTCCAGACCTAACAGCACCCGTCGGCGCTGCCAGTTCTTCGCATCCGGAACCTGAGGCTGCGACTGCTTCAGCCCGGCAAGCAGTAAGTCTGCCAGAGCCCGCAGTGAATCCTGCTGATCAGCTTCAGCGGGGATCGCCGCATCCAGCACCCCCGAGATCCCGGGCAGCCTGGGCTCCTCTTTTGGAGGCGGCATTATCGTCACTGACTGGCGGCAACGAGGACACAACACGTTGAATGGTTCAGTGGGCAGCCGCGAGTCGTCAAAGGTGAGGCTCATCGCGCATTGCGGACAACTTGCTATCATTCTTGCTTCTCCTCAATTCCCGTTTCGCAATCCCTATACGCTAATCAGCTTCATCGCCAATGGATGAGGCCCTTACGCTTTATCTATCAACTCTTTCAACCGAACGCTGTTTAGCTGCGTCGGAGACCCGGCCCGGTACGTAGTTGCGCTCTTCACGTCGGCTCAACATATCGTCCGAGGTGCCTAGTCCCGACAGGCGTAATAGTAGATTCGACGGATTGGTGGCGAAGGCGAGCCCATCCTCTTGAGTGATCACGCCATTTCGAATCATCCGCTCGATCACCAAATCAAAATGTTGCATGCCCTCAAGCTCGCCGTCGTTCATCGCTTCAAGCAAGGTTTTTCCTTCGCTCTCGCCCTGCTCGATATATTCGCGCGATCGCGGCGTTGCCTTCAGGATCTCGACCGCAGCAACTCGCCCCTCGCCATCGGCGCGCGGGAGCAGGCGTTGCGAAACGATGTAGCGGAACGACTGCGCAAGCCGAGTTCTTATGACGTGCTCTTCGGACTTTGGGTATATGCCGATGATCCGATTCACTGTCTTTGAAGCATCCGTCGTGTGCAGCGTCGAGAGTACAAGGTGACCTGTCTCCGAAGCTTCGAGCGCGATCTCCGTCGTCTCCATGTCGCGCATTTCACCGACCAGGATCACCTTCGGCGCCTGCCGCAGCGCGGCTCGAAGCCCAAGCGCGAACGCAGGCGTGTCCGTCCCGAGCTCGCGCTGGTTGATAGTTGACTTTTTATGTTGGTGCAGAAACTCGATCGGATCTTCGATAGTGACGATGTGGTAGCTGTATTCGGTATTAATCCGGTCTATGATGGCCGCCAGCGTCGAGGTCTTACCCGATCCCGTAGGTCCGGTCAGCAATACTATACCGTTTTTTAGATGCGCGACTTCGCCGAGTTGCGACGGCAATCCGAGGCTTTCTAGGGTCGGAACGTTAGTAGGAATCACCCGCATCACAACTGAGATAGAACCGCGCTGCTTGAACACATTTACCCGAAAACGCACCTTACTTGGAATTGCGTAGCCAATGTCCGCTGATCCCGTCTGAATGAAGCGGCGCGCCGCATCGGTGTTGCCCTCCATCAACGACATCGCAATTATCTCGGTTTGGTAAGGGGCGAGGTTTCGTAGTCCTTTGACGTCAACAGGCGTAAGCCTTCCGTTGATCTCCACCTGAGGGGGCCGCCCTACCGAGAAGTTCAAATCGGATATGTTGTCGGCCACCGAGAGCATTTTGTCGAGGATCGGCTGAAGATCGAAAAAGCTCATCCTTGTCTCCTGAACACCGGGTTCTTAGGGAAGTAAGCGTCCGTTTTGTGCGGGGTCTTCTAAACGGATAGGGGCAACCGGAGGTGCAAACCCGCTGGAGGCGGCGAGTCCAAAATACGATAAGAACCCGAAAAGGGCAATACTATTCTGGCCACATGCTTTTAACGCAAAGACTATCGCGCATGATGCTCAGGTCACGCATCACTCTCACTCCCATGCTAGTATGGTGGCTCATGAGCATCCACCCTACAGCGATCATCAATCCGGGCGCGAGGCTCGGCTCTAGTGTAAGCATCGGACCTTACGCTGTGATCGAGCAGGATACCGATATTGGAGACGGCAGCGACATTCGCGCGCACGCGGTAATTAAGCGATTCACAATGCTTGGACCAGCCAACGTAATTCACGAGGGCGCAGTGCTTGGCGGTGAGCCCCAGGACCTCGACTTTGTAGACTGCACAAGCTACCTTCGCATAGGCTCAAACAATCGCATCCGCGAGGGTGTGACGATGCATCGAGGGACTCAACCAGAATCGGCCACGATCGTTGGCTCAAATTGTTTTATTATGGCTAATGCGCACGTGGCCCATAACTGCCGATTGGGAGATGAAATCATAATAGCCAACAACGTCGCGCTTGCAGGTCACGTTGAGATCGAGGATCAAGCGTTCATTTCAGGCGGAGTTGTCGTGCATCAGTTCTGCCGCATCGGGCGTCTTGCGATGATCGGGGGAAATTCCAAGATCGTTCAGGACTGCCTGCCGTTCGTCATAACCGACGGCGCACCTGGACGCGCTCACGGCCTAAATAGTATTGGCCTTCGACGAGCGGGCTTCAAATCTAGCAATATCCACAAGCTAAAAGAGGGTTATCGTCTCGTGCTGCGATCGGGACTTCCGCTCGAACTCGCGCTTAAGCGACTCGCAGATTTCGGTGACCCGTTGGTCGATCACCTGATCGGTTTCGTTGGTGCCGCCACTCGCGGCTTCTGCCACGAAGAAAGGAAAGAGCAAACGAAGGGTTAAGGGCAAAGCGAAGGGCTACGGGCAACGAGCGCGCGGAGGCAACGCGCCCCTAGCTCTCGCCGCTTCGGCTCTTGCCTTTTGCCCCTTGCCTGTTGCTTCTCCTCCAGGATTCGGCTTCTCGGCACAAGTTGTCGAGCGCGGATTGCACAGCCGCTTGTCTCCCCGCCACTTCCTCGCTGCTCGAGTCTCGCGGAACATAGATCGGCTCTGAAATAAGCGCTACCGCACGCGTGAAAGGCAAAGGTATCTGCAAGCGATCCCAACTTCGTAGCTCGATGTACCTGCTTGCGGCGATGTGAAATGGAAGTATCGCTTGCCCCGTGTGGCGAGCCAGTGTGACTGCTCCGGGCTTTGCCACGTGAGCGGGGCCGCGCGGGCCGTCAATCGTAAATCCTACTTCGATTCCGCTGTTCGAACACTCAGCCATCTCAGCCAGCGCCCGACCGCCGCCTCGAGTCGACGATCCCCGCGCCGTGCCGTAGCCGAATCGTTTTATCACACGTCCCGTGTACTCGGCGTCGCGGCTGATGCTTGACATCACTACAATACCCCGGTCGCGCCAAAACCAGGTTGCGCTGAGTATGCATACGTGCCAAAAGGTAAAGATCGGTTGATGTCCGGACGAGAGAATCGAGTCGAGATGCTCGCGGCCTCGCACTTCCCATCGCAGCGTCGAGCAGATCACGCGAATCAACAAATAGAAAAAAACGTCCGCGGCGTAAATGATCCATCGGTCGCGCGGTCCATAATTCGACAGATCGCTGAAACTGTAGACGCGGCTCCGCAGGGCATCCAAGCCGGCCGATTCTCTTGGTCGTGAGGCCCGGCGCGCCGCTCGGCGTGAGCTATCGCTCCCTTCAGTAGCAGCCCGCTTCGGGCCTTCGGTTGTAAGCGGATCAATCGGAACTAACATCAGTATGCTTGCCGGCACTCTACGGCCGTTTCCTAGGGCCAGACTTGCCGTCTAATTCTTTGTGTTCGAGATTGTAGAAGTCCAGCATCACGTCGGTCTTTCCTCGGAGGTCGCGTTCGAGCCGGTCAAGCGCCACTCGCACGACATCGCGGTGATGCACTTTGCGCCGGCTGGGAACGCTGCTCACTTGAATCCATAGCTTGTGAATCAGGTTGACGTCGTCTTCGGTGAGGTGCGGCGCGTGCGCTCCCAGATGAACGACGTGCTCAACGCCGCCGGGCTCAATCACCTTGAAGGTCACTTGCCGGCGAGGCTTCTCGGGAAGCCGCTCCCACGCGCGGCCGAGCTCTCGAGCCTGTTCCTGGGCGGTCATTTTCGACGAGAGTCCGGCAACAATAACGGCCGAATCCAACCGCATCGCGGTCTGTGCTACCGCGTCGAAGACATTCGTAGCCGGAACGATGACCAGTTCGACAGGTTTGCCATGCTTTTCCGCCAGCGCGACGACTCGCGTAAACAGCCGTTGCTCATACTCGGTGAACAGCGTCTCATCAGACAAATCGCGCTCGCCGCCGCCGGGACCCGATATCAAGCGCGTCGTCAGCACGACTATGTCTTGCTCATCGGTGTTCGTGCGCTCGAGCACGTGTTCAAGCTGCGAGAGCGTATTGTAATCGCGTGCGCCGACCAGCACATTGCCCGGGCGCGCGCCCACCGATTGAAGATCGACCGTCTCGCTGTGCTGCAATTGAAACTGATCGAGCTTGGACGCCGTCAAATCGAGTTTGCGTAGGTTGATCCGCTCAGAGATGGTGAAGATCGCAAAGAAGGCTGTGGTGAACAGAATGCCCGAAATCGTCGCCACCTGTTTGGTTAGCAGGTTGGTCAACGCAATTGAGATCAGGATGAGCGCGATGGTTACAAGCCCAACCGGGAACTCGATCCTCCCTATGCGAATATTGCCGGGCACCTTCCATTCGCGCTCCTCGGGCCGCTTGAAGCGCAATACCACCGTGGCAATCGCATTGAACGAGAAACTCCAGATGACGCCGAACGCGTAAGCCTCTCCCAACACGACCGTGTCCCCTCGCGAGGCCACTATCGTGACGATTTGAAGGATCGCAATCAAGTTGATGGTTCGATAAGTCGTCCCGTACTTCTTATGCGGCGCGCGGAACCAGTCGGTCAGCACGCCGTCTTCTGAAACGCGGTTCAGCACTCCGTTGGATCCGAGAATCGCCGTATTCACCGCTCCCGACAACATCAGAAAACCGACGATCACCACGAATCCCTGGAATAAAAGCCTTATCCATTCCGGACCCACAAAGTTCATCGCCAGCCCCGAAATCAGGTTTGTGAGATACCGGGGCCGCTCAGAGTCAGGGATGATCGCAACCGCGAAGAACGAGACCAGGGAGGTGAACAGAAGTGAGAAGACGAAAATGACGATGCCGGCACGCATGAGGTTCTTGAGCTTCGGGTGCTCGAGCTCGCGGTTCACCTGAGCAAGCGTCTCTTCGCCGCTCATTGCGAGTACCGAATGACCGAATGCGATCATGATACCAAGCAGCCCGAGGATGCTTGGAGCGTTCTCGGCGAGCTTATATCGTCCGTCGCCGCTTGGGGCGAACCACGACCAATGCTTCAGCCAGCCGAGCGCGTTGTCGGGCTCACCCGCGAAACTGAGGTTCGATGGAGTCGGAGGCGGCGGCATCTGGCCCCCCTTCATCAGCAGGGTCAGGCACCCCCACCCGATCAATATCACGACCATCACCGTCGTGATGTACATGATGCGCATCGCATCGTCGCTCGATTCGTGAACTCCTTTGAGGTTGCGCCACCAAAAGTACAGGGTTGCGAGCACCGCCACTACTGCCGCCAGGTAGTTGCCGATATCAGCCGAGGGCTCCCACGGGTGGCCGAAGTAAGTCGCCGTGCTCGCTACGAGCCCAACGATATACTTACCCGCGGTGACCCCCGAGATCGGTCCCGTCAGGATGAAATCAAAGATCAAAGCGGAAACGCTGAGCTTGGCCATCGTCCCGCCGAGCGCCTCCTTGACCACACGATAGACGCCGCCACGCGTGAACATCGACGACGACTCGACGTAGACTATGCGCACGGCGGAGCTGAACAACATCACGCCCAGGATGAACCAGGGCGCAGCTTTGCCAATGTACTGCTCAGCAAGCCCGCCCGCGTAGAATGCAGACGAGCCCAGATCGTTGAGCACAATGGCAGCCGCTCGCCAGAACGATATGAAGGACAACATCACCGTTGTGGCGACAACAACCTTAACGCGCGCTGGCCCCTTCGTAACGTTCATTCTTGTTCTTGAATTTGGCTTTCGTGGGAACTTGCGATCGGTGGTGGTAGTGCGGGTCGCCAGTTCATTGCATGCGATAGGATACCCGCGCAGATCGTCTTGTCAAGCTAACGAACCTGCACGTATGGTTCAGTTTGACTTGCCGGGGGAGAAGGAACGGCTGATCCACGCTGCCTTCGGTGCGCTGATCAGCGCGGATCAGCGAAACTACAGTCAGCGTAAATCAGCGGTTCCTTTTCTATTTATTTGGAGTAGATCGCGATGCCCCAGAAGTTGATGGCTGGGGGAAACGCGTTCCAGTTGTCGAAGGAATGAGAGTCGTCCGACTTGTAACGCAATTTGTAATTCCCGGCCGGCAGCGTCACGCTGACGTCGATCAGCCGGTTCTTCGGCGCGCCGCCCGCGGGCTTTGTCTCGGATTGTTTCATCTCCCAGACTCGCTTGCCGGTCTTCTCATCTTCGATCCACCCGTAGTCGAACATCTCGCCGCCCTGTCCTTCGCCGATGGCAAAGACGCGAACGCTCTGCTCTTGCAACAGAGTGAACTCGGCGGTTTGATCCGCGTCGTCCTGAACGCGGACGATCTCGGCGAGTGGTTTCCTGGGCGCGAGATCACCAGGCAGACCCTTCGCGAACAAGGCGCTGTACGCTTTGAACAAGCGCGATGACTCGCCCGGTCGTCCGACGCTTGCGTTGAAGCGCGACTGGTTCACCAGTTCCTTCTTCACAAGATCAGCGTACGGCTTATCCTCGGCTGCCTTCAGTCGCTGCTTCAATTCCTCAACGGAAGCTTGCCAGTTGATCTCCGGCAACGGGCCTCCGAATATCTCCGGAAAGATGAACGTCTTCAAGAATGCCAGCCCCACCGGCGAGCTGGTGACATCGCCGGCGCCAAGGTCAGTCGATCGGCTCAGGTTGTCGGTGTTGGCCATCGCTATGAAGGTGATGTTACGATCCGGGACCTTCAAGATGAGCGACGAGTTGCACGTCCAAAACCCGTAGTGCCAGATCAGCCGCGTTCCCTTGTAGTTCTGCGTGAACCAACCGAGACCGTATGGAAGCGTCTCACCTTTTGTGGAAACCATCGGAGTGAAGGCGAGCTGCTGCGTCTCTTTGGTGAGGAATCGGTTTTGATCGATAGCGATGTCGTACTTGGCCATGTCAAGCACGGACGACATCAATCCGGCGGACACGCTGAACCGATTCGGGTACTGACCCTTTACGATGTTGAACCTGTCATCGAGTTGGTACGGCTGAGCCAGCGTCTTGGAAACCAGGTCGAAACGCTGCCGTTGCTTCTCGGTGATCAGCGAGTCGGTCAGTGGCGACTGGTGTCCGTGAACAACTTTCCAGGTTCCTTCCGGCTTGTTCCAGACCAAAGAAACCCGCGCGGGCCCGTCGTTGCGAACCCGGCCGTTCGGCAGAGTCACTGACTGAGTGAAAATGCATGTCGTTAGAGCCGTGTTGTCGTAGATGGCCGCCTCAAGGTCGTCGACCTGAATGTTCACCCTAACGCCTACGCGAAAATCCTCGCGAAGCCCGGAGACATCGACGAACGGCGCCAGCGATCCGCCGTCACGCCGAAAAGCGTTCTGCTGTACCGCGAGATATCGCTCAATTTGATCGACGTTGCGCGAGTTGATTGCGCCGACCAGGTTCATCACGGCAGCCTTCACGTCCTCTTCTGATTTCTGGCCCGCCTGGCTTGGCGATTTGGTATGAGCGACGGGCCAGACGTTGGGCGCGGTCTCTTTCAGATCAAGCGGATCGAGGATATTTGCGATAAGGAGTTCGGCGAACGATTTGCCGGTCGCTTTCTGAATGACCTTATCGAGTTCCGCGAAGCGATTCCCGTTGTAGCTGTAGTTTTCGCCGGGATTGCCTTCGGAAGTGTGCGAGAACAAGTGTTTCACTCGGATGACGCCTTCGCTTTCGACCAGGATGCCGTACTTTGAAACTGGATCGTCGAGCTTGATCTTTCCCTCTTGAACGAGCTGCATCAGTATGGTCGAAGCAAGAGTCTTAGTCAGCGACGCCAGATGATAAGAGGTGTGCTCGGTCGCTGGAATCTTGTTCTCGACATCGGCGTACCCAAATCCCTTCGCCCATACCACCTTCTGATCTTTCACGATCGCGCAGGACATCGCTGGAATCTTGAGTTGTTGTCGAAGGCCGTCGAGACGTTGTTCGAGATGCGCGAGCAGCTCGCCTTCAGAGCTAGCGACGGGGCGACTCATCGCTTTCTGACTTTCGTGTGCGGCTGGCATTCCGTGACCTAACAGCGCGACGCTCAGAACCGCAGTCATTAGGGAGCAAATTCTGATTCTCATTATGATCCTCTTCCAAGATGTTCCTGTTCCAGAACGACAAAGCTTCCATCGTTGCCGCAGGGTTCTATTGCGTATCACCCAGCACGCCTCATCTCGTTCATACATCATCTCATTCATACCTCAGCGCGATCATCGGGTCTACTTTGGTCGCCCTGCGTGCAGGCACCAAACAGGCTCCCAGGGCCACTCCTGCCAGCAGCACGGCGATCGCCGCATACGTGATCGGATCTGTTGCGCTCACTCCGTACAGCAGGGTCGCAATCAAGCGGGTCAAGAAATATGCGCCCACAAGCCCGGCGCCTAACCCGATACCAGTGAGCATCATCCCTTGCCTCACAACCATCTTCAGCACATCTTGCTGCCTCGCGCCCAATGCCATCCGAATGCCGATCTCGTGCGAGCGTTGAGTCACCGAGTAGCTCATGACTCCGTAAAGACCGACCGCCGTCAAAATCAACGCCAACGCTGCAAAAATCGCCAGCAACGTCGTGTTGAAGCGCGGCTGCGCCACCGACGCCGCGACGTATTCCTCCAGCGTCTTGATGTTGTACACCGGCAGATCTCTGTCGAGAGTTCTGACCTCGCTCTGGACTGCCGCGATGAGACTTCGCGGATCGCCATCGGTCTTGGCGACGATAGTCATCGAGTCGAACGGCAATTGAGCGTGCGGTGCGTAGTACTCAGGGTCCGGCGGCACGCCCAGGCTCAGGTGTTTTACGCTGCCGACTACGCCTACGATCTCACGCCATACCGGCTTGGTTTCATCGGTCGAGATTCCCGGCTTGATGTGCTTGCCGATGGGGTCTTCGCCGGGAAAGAACTTCTGAGCGAAGGCCTCGTTGACGATGATCACCGGCGTTGATTTCTTGTCATCGCGCTCGGTGAAGTCGCGGCCTGCAAGAAGTGGGATTCCCATCGTGCGAAAGTAATTGAGCCCTGTAGCGCGATATTCGCTGGCCGGCAGATCCCCTCTTGCCATAGGCCGGCCTTCGGTTTCAAAGCTCAGCCGGAGCCGATCGCTGCCCAACGGAAGCGGCAGGACTGCGCTGGCCGATCGAACGCCCGGGAGCGACTCAATCCGCGACAGAACCTGGCGATAGAAATCAATCTGCCGCTGAGACGAGTATTTCACTTCAGGCAGCCCGAGGCTCAGAGTCAAAACGTTGTGCGGATCGAAGCCCGGGTTTACCTGCTGCAAGCGCTGAAGGCTTTGAATCAGCAAGCCCGCTCCCACCAGCAGCACTACTGCAATCGCGACTTCGGCGACCACCAGCGCGCCGCGCATGCGATTTCTCCTCGCGCCGTCGGTTGAGCCCCGCCCACCCTCCTTGAGCGATTCCGTCAGGTCGGTCTTCGATGAATGCAGCGCGGGAAAAAGGCCAAAGACTAAGCCGGTCAAGAGTGAGACGAGCAGGGTGAAGCCGAGGACGCGGCCGTCCAGTCCTATCTGCGCCGCGCGAGGCACGTCGTCTCCGCTCAGCGCTACCAAAAGCTGTGTGCTCCAGAGCGCCACGAGCAAACCCAGCGCACCGCCGGCCAGTGACAGCAGAACACTTTCGGTGAGAAGTTGCCGCACCACGCGCGCGCGGGTCGCGCCGAGCGCGGCGCGAATCGCCATCTCCTTGTGCCGTATCGTCGCGCGGGCCAGCAGCAGGTTGGCGACGTTTGCGCAGGCGATCAAAAGAACGCACCCGACGGCGCCGAGCAAGATCAGAAGCGCGGGACGAATATCGCCGACCAAGGTCTCCAGCGCCGGTATGACGGTTATGCCTCGATGAGAATTGCTGTCCGGGTACTGCTGCTCGAGGCGGGCGGCTATAACGTCCATCTCGGACTGCGCTTGAGCGCGAGAGACATTCGGCTTGAGCCGCGCGATCACTTCCATGTAGTGCGCGCCGCGTTGTGAAGTCATTGGTTCTTCGCCGTCCGAATCAACCGCGACGGTGGCCCACAATTCGACGGATTCGTTCTGGATCGGAAACTGAAATCCTTCAGGCATGACGCCGATGACGGTGTAGTTCTTGCCGCCGAGCAAGAGCGCTTTGCCGACAATGTCCTGATTGGAACTGAAATGAGTCTTCCAGAGTCGATAGCTCAGAATCACCACCCGTCCGCTGTCGCCGGGCTTGTCCTCTTCAGGGAGAAACGATCGGCCAAGACTCGGCGTGACCCCGAGAAGCGGAAACAGGTCGGCGTTCACGACCGCGCCCTCGAGCCGCGCCGGCTCATCGACGCCCGTCAGGATGAAGTCGCTTTGATGATAAGAGGACATCCTTTCGAAGACCTGGTTCTGATCTCTCCAATCGGCGAAGTTCGGATAAGAAACCGCGCCCTGATAGATTCCGCGTTGCGGGTATGATTCAAACACGTTCACAAGCCGTTCGGGTTCCGCAAAAGGAAGCGGCCGCAGTAAGACTGCATTGACCACGCTGAAGATTGCTGTGTTGGCGCCAATGCCAAGCGCGAGAGCAATCACTGCGATCGCGGTGAAACCGGGATGCTTGATCAGCATTCGGAATCCGTATCTTAGATCTTGAAGAAGAGTTTCCATGAAGCCTCCGCGGCCGGTTTCTGGTTTGTAGTTTCCGGTTTCTGGTTTCTGGCTTATAGTCCGAATCCGTGCGAATCCGTCCAACCCGCGTTATCGGTGGTCTAGAGAGCTACGATAGTGAAACCAGGACTTCTGAGCAGCATACGAAACCCATAGCGGGCATCCTTGAGAAGAGTCTCCATCTTCAGCCTCCGGGGTTGTTGTGCCGCCTCTGATGCTACTGGTTGAAAAGTTTAAACTACGTGGCGAAGGGTTAGTTCCCCGTTTCTGGGCAAGAACAGAGACTATCGCCGTGATGCTTTGGCTTCAACATGGTGCCACTGGTTTCCGAACGGCACAAACCAAAATTGGG includes these proteins:
- a CDS encoding zinc-ribbon domain-containing protein; this encodes MIASCPQCAMSLTFDDSRLPTEPFNVLCPRCRQSVTIMPPPKEEPRLPGISGVLDAAIPAEADQQDSLRALADLLLAGLKQSQPQVPDAKNWQRRRVLLGLDDAQVRETLRAALEPSRYEIFSADYAPEAIEILHESRAEVIVLSPSFDADHQGGTAMMQYVNSLTPQVRRRTYVILVSPQLRTLDTYLAFANGVNLTVHPEDVSSFQSIFERSVRDFNELYRPLNQASTLAPF
- a CDS encoding PilT/PilU family type 4a pilus ATPase, with the translated sequence MSFFDLQPILDKMLSVADNISDLNFSVGRPPQVEINGRLTPVDVKGLRNLAPYQTEIIAMSLMEGNTDAARRFIQTGSADIGYAIPSKVRFRVNVFKQRGSISVVMRVIPTNVPTLESLGLPSQLGEVAHLKNGIVLLTGPTGSGKTSTLAAIIDRINTEYSYHIVTIEDPIEFLHQHKKSTINQRELGTDTPAFALGLRAALRQAPKVILVGEMRDMETTEIALEASETGHLVLSTLHTTDASKTVNRIIGIYPKSEEHVIRTRLAQSFRYIVSQRLLPRADGEGRVAAVEILKATPRSREYIEQGESEGKTLLEAMNDGELEGMQHFDLVIERMIRNGVITQEDGLAFATNPSNLLLRLSGLGTSDDMLSRREERNYVPGRVSDAAKQRSVERVDR
- a CDS encoding ABC transporter permease produces the protein METLLQDLRYGFRMLIKHPGFTAIAVIALALGIGANTAIFSVVNAVLLRPLPFAEPERLVNVFESYPQRGIYQGAVSYPNFADWRDQNQVFERMSSYHQSDFILTGVDEPARLEGAVVNADLFPLLGVTPSLGRSFLPEEDKPGDSGRVVILSYRLWKTHFSSNQDIVGKALLLGGKNYTVIGVMPEGFQFPIQNESVELWATVAVDSDGEEPMTSQRGAHYMEVIARLKPNVSRAQAQSEMDVIAARLEQQYPDSNSHRGITVIPALETLVGDIRPALLILLGAVGCVLLIACANVANLLLARATIRHKEMAIRAALGATRARVVRQLLTESVLLSLAGGALGLLVALWSTQLLVALSGDDVPRAAQIGLDGRVLGFTLLVSLLTGLVFGLFPALHSSKTDLTESLKEGGRGSTDGARRNRMRGALVVAEVAIAVVLLVGAGLLIQSLQRLQQVNPGFDPHNVLTLSLGLPEVKYSSQRQIDFYRQVLSRIESLPGVRSASAVLPLPLGSDRLRLSFETEGRPMARGDLPASEYRATGLNYFRTMGIPLLAGRDFTERDDKKSTPVIIVNEAFAQKFFPGEDPIGKHIKPGISTDETKPVWREIVGVVGSVKHLSLGVPPDPEYYAPHAQLPFDSMTIVAKTDGDPRSLIAAVQSEVRTLDRDLPVYNIKTLEEYVAASVAQPRFNTTLLAIFAALALILTAVGLYGVMSYSVTQRSHEIGIRMALGARQQDVLKMVVRQGMMLTGIGLGAGLVGAYFLTRLIATLLYGVSATDPITYAAIAVLLAGVALGACLVPARRATKVDPMIALRYE
- the lpxA gene encoding acyl-ACP--UDP-N-acetylglucosamine O-acyltransferase codes for the protein MSIHPTAIINPGARLGSSVSIGPYAVIEQDTDIGDGSDIRAHAVIKRFTMLGPANVIHEGAVLGGEPQDLDFVDCTSYLRIGSNNRIREGVTMHRGTQPESATIVGSNCFIMANAHVAHNCRLGDEIIIANNVALAGHVEIEDQAFISGGVVVHQFCRIGRLAMIGGNSKIVQDCLPFVITDGAPGRAHGLNSIGLRRAGFKSSNIHKLKEGYRLVLRSGLPLELALKRLADFGDPLVDHLIGFVGAATRGFCHEERKEQTKG
- a CDS encoding APC family permease, translating into MNVTKGPARVKVVVATTVMLSFISFWRAAAIVLNDLGSSAFYAGGLAEQYIGKAAPWFILGVMLFSSAVRIVYVESSSMFTRGGVYRVVKEALGGTMAKLSVSALIFDFILTGPISGVTAGKYIVGLVASTATYFGHPWEPSADIGNYLAAVVAVLATLYFWWRNLKGVHESSDDAMRIMYITTVMVVILIGWGCLTLLMKGGQMPPPPTPSNLSFAGEPDNALGWLKHWSWFAPSGDGRYKLAENAPSILGLLGIMIAFGHSVLAMSGEETLAQVNRELEHPKLKNLMRAGIVIFVFSLLFTSLVSFFAVAIIPDSERPRYLTNLISGLAMNFVGPEWIRLLFQGFVVIVGFLMLSGAVNTAILGSNGVLNRVSEDGVLTDWFRAPHKKYGTTYRTINLIAILQIVTIVASRGDTVVLGEAYAFGVIWSFSFNAIATVVLRFKRPEEREWKVPGNIRIGRIEFPVGLVTIALILISIALTNLLTKQVATISGILFTTAFFAIFTISERINLRKLDLTASKLDQFQLQHSETVDLQSVGARPGNVLVGARDYNTLSQLEHVLERTNTDEQDIVVLTTRLISGPGGGERDLSDETLFTEYEQRLFTRVVALAEKHGKPVELVIVPATNVFDAVAQTAMRLDSAVIVAGLSSKMTAQEQARELGRAWERLPEKPRRQVTFKVIEPGGVEHVVHLGAHAPHLTEDDVNLIHKLWIQVSSVPSRRKVHHRDVVRVALDRLERDLRGKTDVMLDFYNLEHKELDGKSGPRKRP
- a CDS encoding serine hydrolase gives rise to the protein MRIRICSLMTAVLSVALLGHGMPAAHESQKAMSRPVASSEGELLAHLEQRLDGLRQQLKIPAMSCAIVKDQKVVWAKGFGYADVENKIPATEHTSYHLASLTKTLASTILMQLVQEGKIKLDDPVSKYGILVESEGVIRVKHLFSHTSEGNPGENYSYNGNRFAELDKVIQKATGKSFAELLIANILDPLDLKETAPNVWPVAHTKSPSQAGQKSEEDVKAAVMNLVGAINSRNVDQIERYLAVQQNAFRRDGGSLAPFVDVSGLREDFRVGVRVNIQVDDLEAAIYDNTALTTCIFTQSVTLPNGRVRNDGPARVSLVWNKPEGTWKVVHGHQSPLTDSLITEKQRQRFDLVSKTLAQPYQLDDRFNIVKGQYPNRFSVSAGLMSSVLDMAKYDIAIDQNRFLTKETQQLAFTPMVSTKGETLPYGLGWFTQNYKGTRLIWHYGFWTCNSSLILKVPDRNITFIAMANTDNLSRSTDLGAGDVTSSPVGLAFLKTFIFPEIFGGPLPEINWQASVEELKQRLKAAEDKPYADLVKKELVNQSRFNASVGRPGESSRLFKAYSALFAKGLPGDLAPRKPLAEIVRVQDDADQTAEFTLLQEQSVRVFAIGEGQGGEMFDYGWIEDEKTGKRVWEMKQSETKPAGGAPKNRLIDVSVTLPAGNYKLRYKSDDSHSFDNWNAFPPAINFWGIAIYSK
- a CDS encoding lysophospholipid acyltransferase family protein is translated as MPASILMLVPIDPLTTEGPKRAATEGSDSSRRAARRASRPRESAGLDALRSRVYSFSDLSNYGPRDRWIIYAADVFFYLLIRVICSTLRWEVRGREHLDSILSSGHQPIFTFWHVCILSATWFWRDRGIVVMSSISRDAEYTGRVIKRFGYGTARGSSTRGGGRALAEMAECSNSGIEVGFTIDGPRGPAHVAKPGAVTLARHTGQAILPFHIAASRYIELRSWDRLQIPLPFTRAVALISEPIYVPRDSSSEEVAGRQAAVQSALDNLCREAESWRRSNRQGAKGKSRSGES